In Prochlorococcus marinus str. MIT 1214, one DNA window encodes the following:
- a CDS encoding RNA recognition motif-containing protein, with the protein MTTTNKPLKISGTSTNDALIDQLRACKNPDEILKFEKWFNSNIESEKLYKRICELLKNRSISRALGTKWLLILIEDRENTINKLTIQ; encoded by the coding sequence ATGACTACAACAAATAAACCATTAAAGATAAGTGGCACAAGTACTAATGATGCACTTATCGATCAACTAAGAGCTTGTAAAAACCCAGATGAAATTCTGAAATTCGAAAAATGGTTCAATTCCAATATTGAATCAGAAAAACTTTATAAAAGAATTTGTGAATTACTAAAAAACAGAAGTATTTCAAGAGCATTAGGAACAAAGTGGCTCCTAATACTCATTGAAGATAGAGAAAATACTATAAATAAATTGACGATTCAATAA